A genomic segment from Vicia villosa cultivar HV-30 ecotype Madison, WI unplaced genomic scaffold, Vvil1.0 ctg.001810F_1_1, whole genome shotgun sequence encodes:
- the LOC131636700 gene encoding uncharacterized protein LOC131636700 translates to MEWQRSGRKLFRGLTPKWDCFPYGGRQSNPGEKLSSFYFSAFPDRCKAIGMFKLFGCVGEVVEVVIPPRRNKFGRRFGFARFKEVMDERLVAVRLDNILIDGVKIHVNQPRFQRNGRKESFVVEQKQVKGTEKVFPGFTNRWVEKAKTFADVVQGGSKKDGPETKEAFFEFTASEELKRRWKKAYVGEVLFPGESYNIQTHLEIEGFFSIKVFPLGANLCILEEMEEGLIKELIEEGKWWWQQWFKNIKPWQEKDIDEARVVWIRVYGVPCHAWSNDFFVSLANRLGVFICLDENTMTGCNMDIARLMVRVDSRFILPETLKVVIDDVPFTLNLREDSFGPLRINAQKVADQVLGSSSSSSYAGSMNDEVREDGDVNSEVFLESKVGSEDSIGVEVEDLKQMEEAAAANRVAARVVSELSESSDSFLGDEPNEG, encoded by the coding sequence ATGGAGTGGCAACGTTCCGGTAGGAAGCTATTTAGAGGTTTAACACCCAAATGGGACTGCTTCCCATATGGAGGGAGACAATCGAATCCTGGAGAAAAGCTTTCCTCGTTTTATTTTTCGGCTTTTCCGGACAGATGCAAGGCAATAGGTATGTTCAAGCTTTTTGGCTGCGTGGGGGAGGTGGTGGAGGTGGTGATACCTCCTAGACGGAACAAGTTCGGCAGACGGTTCGGTTTTGCTAGGTTCAAAGAAGTGATGGATGAGAGATTGGTTGCAGTGAGGTTAGACAACATTTTGATAGATGGGGTTAAAATACATGTCAATCAACCTAGGTTTCAAAGAAATGGGAGGAAGGAGAGTTTTGTGGTTGAACAGAAGCAGGTGAAGGGCACTGAGAAGGTTTTTCCGGGTTTCACAAACCGCTGGGTGGAGAAGGCTAAGACTTTTGCGGACGTTGTTCAGGGAGGTAGTAAAAAGGATGGACCAGAAACGAAGGAAGCTTTTTTCGAATTTACTGCTAGTGAAGAGCTTAAGAGGAGATGGAAGAAGGCCTACGTCGGAGAAGTTTTATTCCCTGGTGAATCTTATAACATCCAGACTCATCTAGAAATTGAAGGCTTCTTTTCGATTAAGGTATTCCCGTTGGGAGCCAACTTGTGTATTCTTGAGGAGATGGAGGAAGGGTTGATTAAAGAATTGATAGAGGAAGGGAAGTGGTGGTGGCAACAGTGGTTCAAAAATATTAAACCTTGGCAAGAAAAAGATATTGATGAGGCAAGGGTTGTGTGGATCAGAGTATATGGGGTTCCTTGTCATGCTTGGAGCAATGATTTCTTTGTTTCCTTAGCAAACAGATTGGGAGTGTTCATTTGCCTGGATGAAAACACTATGACGGGTTGTAACATGGACATTGCTCGGTTAATGGTTAGGGTTGATTCAAGGTTCATTTTACCAGAGACTTTGAAGGTTGTTATCGATGATGTTCCCTTCACTCTTAATCTGCGGGAGGACTCATTTGGTCCTTTAAGGATTAATGCTCAAAAGGTGGCTGACCAGGTTTTGGGCTCATCATCTTCCTCGAGTTATGCGGGATCTATGAACGATGAAGTGAGGGAAGATGGAGATGTTAACTCCGAAGTTTTTTTGGAATCTAAGGTGGGATCGGAGGACTCCATTGGGGTGGAAGTGGAAGATCTAAAACAGATGGAGGAGGCGGCGGCTGCAAACAGAGTAGCTGCTAGAGTTGTTTCTGAGTTATCTGAAAGTTCTGACAGCTTTTTGGGGGATGAAccaaatgaaggatag